A window of the Candidatus Eisenbacteria bacterium genome harbors these coding sequences:
- the raiA gene encoding ribosome-associated translation inhibitor RaiA: MHVTTTARHFTLESPERSHAQERLDRLTKFLVWGRNRVQSDELHLIVTAEKHGYTAEVTLRVGRRELVSREQADEARVAIDLAASKLEERLRRLKDRAVDHRRTEHVRIADEPSDGARPDAEEPFDWLDGQPAED; encoded by the coding sequence ATGCATGTCACGACCACCGCACGCCACTTCACACTCGAATCGCCCGAGCGCTCCCACGCACAGGAGCGCCTCGACCGCCTCACGAAGTTTCTGGTGTGGGGCCGCAACCGGGTTCAGAGCGACGAATTGCACCTGATTGTCACGGCCGAAAAGCACGGCTACACCGCCGAGGTGACGTTGAGGGTCGGGCGTCGCGAACTGGTGAGCCGCGAGCAGGCCGACGAAGCACGGGTCGCGATCGATCTGGCGGCATCCAAGCTCGAGGAACGGCTGCGACGCTTGAAGGACCGCGCCGTGGACCATCGGCGTACCGAGCACGTGCGCATCGCCGACGAACCGAGCGACGGTGCACGCCCGGATGCCGAGGAGCCGTTCGACTGGCTCGACGGCCAACCGGCGGAGGATTGA
- a CDS encoding HPr kinase/phosphorylase gives MDSVSAARLFEDQRQELQLEVLTESLASNAEITVSDIHRPGMALMGFVENFLPERIQILAQTEMTYLATLDPAGVRAAIDRLFHFDMPLIVVCKGLEVPPYLLQRANARQVPVYRTPQSTTPFIHSLTGYLDHMFAVSMTVHGSLVDVYGCGLMFTGRSSIGKSETALDLVERGHRLVADDVVTITKRHGDVLIGTGNQLLRHHMEIRGLGIIDVQAIFGIRSIRLQKRVEVEVNLREWSAEEEYDRLGLDERKTRYLGVDIPLVQIPITPGKNITVIAEVIALNYLVKVTGGYSPAERLNQHLIELMKRKSAAKALVREDTE, from the coding sequence GTGGATAGCGTCAGCGCGGCACGACTGTTCGAGGATCAGCGTCAGGAACTGCAGCTCGAGGTGCTCACCGAGTCGCTCGCCTCGAACGCCGAGATCACCGTCAGCGACATCCATCGCCCCGGCATGGCGCTCATGGGCTTCGTCGAGAACTTCCTGCCCGAGCGCATCCAGATCCTCGCGCAGACCGAGATGACGTATCTCGCGACACTCGATCCCGCCGGCGTCCGTGCCGCGATCGATCGCCTGTTCCACTTCGACATGCCGCTGATCGTGGTGTGCAAGGGCCTCGAGGTGCCGCCGTACCTGCTTCAACGCGCGAATGCGCGCCAGGTGCCGGTGTACCGGACGCCGCAGAGCACCACGCCGTTCATCCACTCGCTGACCGGCTACCTCGATCACATGTTCGCGGTCTCGATGACCGTGCACGGATCCCTGGTCGACGTATACGGCTGTGGACTGATGTTCACCGGCCGCAGCTCGATCGGAAAGTCCGAGACCGCGCTCGACCTGGTGGAGCGCGGGCATCGACTGGTGGCGGACGACGTGGTGACGATCACCAAGCGGCACGGCGACGTTCTGATCGGTACCGGCAATCAGCTGCTTCGCCATCACATGGAGATTCGAGGGCTCGGCATCATCGACGTGCAGGCGATCTTCGGGATCCGATCGATCCGCCTGCAGAAGCGCGTCGAGGTCGAGGTCAACCTGCGCGAATGGTCCGCCGAGGAGGAGTACGATCGCCTGGGGCTCGACGAGCGCAAGACCCGATACCTGGGCGTGGACATTCCGCTGGTGCAGATCCCGATCACGCCCGGCAAGAACATCACGGTCATCGCCGAAGTGATCGCGCTCAACTATCTCGTGAAGGTCACCGGCGGCTACTCGCCGGCGGAGCGACTCAATCAGCACCTGATCGAGCTGATGAAGCGCAAGAGCGCCGCCAAGGCGCTGGTGCGGGAGGACACGGAATGA
- a CDS encoding PTS transporter subunit IIB, whose amino-acid sequence MSWALVRIDDRLIHGQVVVAWGSRMQPRRIWVADDAAAADAWERELLAGTAPGVEVRVVSIAEVAAAWETEAAAPEPAFLLVRDLAAALALVRAGAPVRTMNIGGLHYAPGKTKVHESVYLDEHDRLQARALLGAGIRLDVQDVPAARPESLVHLDPSLGGATPP is encoded by the coding sequence ATGAGCTGGGCGTTGGTGCGCATCGACGACCGGCTCATCCACGGCCAGGTCGTCGTGGCGTGGGGCAGCCGCATGCAGCCGCGTCGCATCTGGGTCGCCGACGATGCAGCGGCCGCGGACGCCTGGGAGCGTGAACTGCTCGCCGGAACCGCACCGGGCGTCGAGGTGCGGGTGGTGAGCATTGCCGAAGTCGCCGCCGCCTGGGAGACCGAGGCCGCCGCGCCCGAACCCGCCTTCCTGCTGGTGCGGGACCTCGCTGCGGCGCTCGCGCTGGTGCGGGCCGGCGCGCCGGTGCGAACCATGAACATCGGCGGGCTGCACTATGCGCCCGGCAAGACCAAGGTTCACGAGTCCGTGTATCTCGACGAGCACGATCGCCTTCAGGCGCGTGCGCTGCTCGGCGCCGGGATCCGACTCGACGTGCAGGACGTTCCGGCGGCTCGACCCGAGTCGCTCGTCCATCTCGATCCATCGCTCGGCGGAGCCACACCGCCGTGA
- a CDS encoding PTS mannose/fructose/sorbose transporter family subunit IID: MAKLTAFDLGRSSWRTHLLQALWNYERQQGIGWAFAIEPLLERLIPDASERRARLAEHTAYFNTQPTLASLAVGAVAALEERRAAGEPVDADAVARTKAVLGSALAAVGDRFFWFTLRPFAGLLGIALAAGGSRYGALALWLAYNAFHLPLRHAGVGIGYREGPAVLGGTLRARIESVMRNLSLAGCALAGVVVALLLAPGGNPRPAPWQAALLGGMMFGLLAALRSRPSPTQWALGLGALCLIVGWRL, encoded by the coding sequence ATGGCGAAACTGACCGCGTTCGACCTCGGCCGCAGCTCGTGGCGCACGCATCTGCTGCAGGCGCTTTGGAACTACGAGCGCCAGCAGGGCATCGGCTGGGCGTTCGCGATCGAGCCGCTGCTCGAACGACTGATTCCGGATGCCTCGGAACGTCGCGCGCGGCTCGCCGAGCACACGGCGTACTTCAATACGCAGCCGACGCTCGCGTCGCTGGCGGTCGGTGCGGTTGCGGCACTCGAGGAGCGGCGTGCAGCCGGAGAGCCGGTCGATGCCGATGCGGTCGCGCGAACCAAGGCGGTGCTCGGTTCGGCACTGGCGGCGGTGGGCGACCGCTTCTTCTGGTTCACGCTGCGCCCGTTCGCCGGGCTGCTCGGCATCGCGCTCGCCGCCGGTGGCAGCCGTTACGGCGCGCTCGCGCTGTGGCTCGCCTACAACGCGTTTCACCTGCCGCTGAGGCACGCCGGGGTCGGGATCGGCTACCGTGAAGGTCCCGCCGTGCTGGGGGGCACGCTGCGCGCTCGGATCGAAAGCGTGATGCGCAATCTCTCGCTCGCCGGCTGCGCGCTCGCGGGTGTGGTGGTGGCGCTGCTGCTGGCGCCCGGCGGCAATCCACGCCCGGCGCCGTGGCAGGCGGCACTACTCGGCGGCATGATGTTCGGACTTCTGGCGGCACTTCGCTCGCGCCCGTCGCCCACCCAGTGGGCGCTCGGGCTCGGAGCGCTGTGCCTGATCGTGGGGTGGCGGCTGTGA
- a CDS encoding HPr family phosphocarrier protein yields the protein MTEADVLVLNESGLHVRTCGVFVQTAGKFRCEVFVRHGDTEVNGKSILGLIGLAAENGAVLHIRAQGPDEVEAVAALKQLVDSRFGGMA from the coding sequence GTGACCGAGGCCGACGTACTGGTGCTCAATGAGTCGGGGCTGCACGTGCGAACCTGCGGTGTGTTCGTGCAGACGGCCGGCAAGTTTCGATGCGAAGTGTTCGTGAGGCACGGCGATACCGAGGTCAACGGTAAGAGCATCCTGGGCTTGATCGGCCTCGCGGCCGAGAACGGAGCGGTGCTGCACATTCGAGCGCAGGGGCCCGACGAGGTCGAGGCGGTCGCGGCGCTCAAGCAGCTCGTCGACAGTCGATTCGGGGGCATGGCGTGA
- the ptsP gene encoding phosphoenolpyruvate--protein phosphotransferase produces MKIVGIAASPGLAVGPIVVMQSEEFAIREFPIRAERVDEELALFERALGLARRDLEQIRDGIAAELGEAEAAIYAAHLMILEDPELRRAIENGIRTQLRNAGVVFRDYMGAVATRLQSVEDEYLRERHADILDVERRVLRYLVGGGQRGPLALTEPAIVIAHDVGPSDVALLDRKRVLGLVTEVGGRTSHSAIVARGRGIPAVVGARGAVQHARTSQIGVVDGDRGVVDLQPDAAELAEYRARRVEFERTGRALRELCELPAVTLDGKRIELGANIELPGDVENVAEAGADGIGLFRTEFFYLDRASLPSEEEQFRAYRSVAERLAPRPVIFRTMDLGGDKVASYLGTTHETNPFLGYRGIRFALHHPEIFRAQIRAIYRASAFGRARLMFPMISNLEELRRATALCHEVADELRSTGVAFDEQLEVGMMVETPSAVWVADHLARESAFFSIGTNDLTQYTLAMDRDNERLAHLYQPLHPAVLRSIRHTVQCALAAGRWAGVCGEMAGDPLTAVLLIGIGVEELSVSCFDLPRVKAAIRRVSLAGARELADRALELGSGEQVAELLKAWGAQHLPVLDTVDRSAS; encoded by the coding sequence GTGAAGATCGTGGGTATCGCCGCTTCGCCGGGCCTCGCCGTGGGGCCGATCGTGGTGATGCAGAGCGAAGAGTTCGCGATCCGCGAGTTCCCGATCCGCGCGGAGCGCGTCGACGAGGAACTCGCGCTGTTCGAGCGCGCGCTGGGACTCGCACGCCGCGATCTCGAGCAGATCCGGGACGGCATCGCAGCGGAGCTCGGCGAGGCGGAGGCCGCGATCTACGCTGCGCATCTCATGATCCTCGAGGATCCGGAGCTGCGCCGTGCGATCGAGAACGGGATCCGCACGCAGCTTCGCAACGCCGGAGTGGTGTTCCGCGACTACATGGGCGCGGTGGCGACGCGGCTGCAGAGCGTCGAGGACGAGTACCTGCGCGAGCGGCACGCCGACATTCTCGACGTCGAGCGTCGAGTGCTGCGCTATCTGGTCGGCGGTGGGCAGCGCGGTCCACTGGCGCTCACCGAGCCCGCGATCGTGATCGCTCACGATGTCGGTCCCAGCGACGTGGCGCTACTCGACCGCAAGCGCGTGCTGGGCCTCGTCACCGAGGTCGGCGGGCGCACCTCGCACAGCGCGATCGTGGCGCGCGGGCGCGGAATCCCGGCGGTGGTCGGAGCGCGCGGAGCGGTGCAGCACGCGCGCACCTCCCAGATCGGCGTGGTCGACGGAGATCGCGGCGTCGTCGATCTGCAGCCCGACGCCGCGGAGCTGGCGGAGTATCGCGCGCGCCGGGTCGAGTTCGAACGCACCGGTCGCGCATTGCGAGAGCTGTGCGAACTGCCGGCGGTGACGCTCGACGGCAAGCGCATCGAGCTCGGCGCGAACATCGAATTGCCGGGCGACGTCGAGAACGTCGCCGAGGCGGGCGCCGACGGCATCGGGCTGTTCCGCACCGAGTTCTTCTATCTGGACCGTGCGTCTCTGCCGAGCGAGGAGGAACAGTTCCGGGCCTATCGCTCGGTGGCCGAGCGACTCGCCCCGCGGCCGGTGATCTTCCGCACCATGGACCTGGGCGGCGACAAAGTCGCCTCGTACCTGGGTACGACGCACGAAACCAATCCGTTTCTCGGCTACCGCGGCATCCGCTTCGCTCTCCACCATCCCGAGATCTTCCGCGCTCAGATCCGCGCGATCTACCGGGCGAGCGCGTTCGGCCGTGCACGGCTCATGTTTCCGATGATCTCGAACCTCGAGGAGCTGCGCCGCGCGACCGCGCTGTGTCACGAGGTCGCGGACGAGCTGCGCAGCACGGGAGTGGCGTTCGACGAGCAGCTCGAAGTCGGAATGATGGTGGAGACGCCGAGCGCGGTGTGGGTGGCCGATCACCTGGCGCGGGAGTCGGCATTCTTCTCGATCGGGACCAACGACCTCACGCAGTACACGCTCGCCATGGACCGTGACAACGAACGCCTCGCGCATCTGTACCAGCCGCTGCATCCGGCGGTGTTGCGCAGCATTCGCCACACCGTCCAATGCGCGCTGGCGGCGGGGCGCTGGGCCGGGGTGTGCGGCGAGATGGCCGGCGACCCGCTCACCGCAGTGCTGCTGATCGGTATCGGGGTCGAAGAGCTGAGCGTTTCGTGTTTCGACCTGCCGCGCGTCAAGGCGGCGATCCGTCGCGTCTCGCTCGCCGGCGCGCGCGAACTCGCCGACCGTGCGCTCGAACTGGGATCGGGCGAACAGGTCGCCGAGTTGTTGAAGGCATGGGGCGCGCAACACCTGCCGGTGCTCGACACCGTGGATCGGAGCGCGTCGTGA
- a CDS encoding bifunctional phosphoglucose/phosphomannose isomerase, with product MIALEPPYERRDPSGMTARIETIPDQIEAQLARLDGFQWRLPSAPRLIAAGAMGGSAIAADLCASLYSDRLPAPLLAVRDYRWPAWAGRGALALLSSYSGNTEETLALYDHAGSLGLDRVAMSTGGTLAESCRRDGVSCAPLPPGSPPRAAMYAAWVTLTHLLAALGWVDDPGAAWREAAGAVRELNGILGSAVPEARNPAKQLARRLAGRPLYIYAAAGPTEPIAARWRQQFNENAKVPGHSAVVPELNHNEIVGWERAREDATPAAVLLLEDSELAPAVARRLSLTGEYVERQGAEVIHLAPPAAGRVARLAWLAAYGDYVSLYLALLRGVDPTSIDSIDEFKQRLGTASGRS from the coding sequence GTGATTGCGCTCGAGCCACCCTACGAGCGTCGCGATCCGAGCGGCATGACGGCGCGGATCGAGACGATTCCCGATCAGATCGAAGCGCAGCTCGCGCGGCTCGACGGTTTCCAGTGGCGGCTGCCGAGTGCACCACGGCTGATCGCCGCGGGCGCGATGGGTGGCTCGGCGATCGCCGCGGATCTCTGTGCATCGCTTTATTCCGACCGACTGCCCGCGCCGCTGCTCGCCGTTCGTGACTACCGCTGGCCCGCCTGGGCCGGCCGCGGAGCGCTCGCGCTGCTGAGTTCGTACTCGGGCAACACCGAGGAGACGCTTGCACTCTACGATCACGCCGGCTCGCTGGGGCTCGATCGAGTCGCCATGAGCACCGGCGGAACGCTCGCCGAATCCTGCCGTCGCGATGGAGTCTCGTGTGCACCGCTGCCGCCAGGTTCGCCGCCGCGCGCCGCGATGTACGCCGCATGGGTGACGCTCACCCACCTGCTCGCGGCACTCGGCTGGGTCGACGATCCCGGTGCGGCCTGGCGAGAGGCCGCAGGCGCGGTGCGCGAACTGAACGGAATCCTGGGCTCTGCGGTGCCCGAAGCGCGCAATCCCGCCAAGCAGCTCGCGCGACGGCTGGCCGGCCGACCGCTCTACATCTACGCCGCAGCCGGCCCGACCGAACCGATCGCGGCGCGCTGGCGACAGCAGTTCAACGAAAATGCTAAGGTCCCCGGCCATTCGGCGGTGGTGCCCGAGCTCAACCACAATGAAATTGTGGGTTGGGAACGGGCGCGCGAGGACGCAACTCCCGCGGCGGTGTTGCTGCTCGAGGATTCCGAGCTGGCCCCCGCAGTGGCGAGACGGCTCTCGCTCACCGGCGAATACGTCGAGCGGCAAGGTGCCGAGGTGATTCACCTCGCGCCTCCGGCGGCGGGGCGTGTGGCACGGCTCGCATGGCTCGCAGCGTATGGCGACTACGTGAGTCTGTATCTGGCCCTGCTGCGTGGAGTGGATCCCACTTCGATCGACAGCATCGACGAGTTCAAACAGCGTCTCGGTACCGCCTCGGGACGCTCCTAG
- a CDS encoding methionine adenosyltransferase produces the protein MGARHLFTSESVTEGHPDKIADQISDAVLDALLTQDKMSRVACETLVTTGLAIVAGEISSRGYVEVPELVRRVIGEIGYDSAEYGFDSHTCAVMTTIDNQSPDIAMGVNTGGAGDQGLMFGFACRETPQLMPLPIMLAHAITKRLAHVRRQGIIPYLRPDGKSQVTIEYDGLRPVKVDTVVVSTQHADGIAQSRIRRDVIKHVVEPVLPKRFAKGRITYHINPTGSFVKGGPMADTGLTGRKIIVDTYGGVGSHGGGAFSGKDPTKVDRSASYGARYVAKNLVASGLCDRCEVQIAYAIGVSEPVSVMVDSNGTGKVSDRKLTDLVLKHFDLTPKGLIEVLKLRRPIYRKTAAYGHFGRTGPGFTWERTDKAKLLAKSV, from the coding sequence ATGGGAGCCCGACACCTGTTCACGTCCGAGTCGGTCACCGAAGGCCACCCGGACAAGATCGCCGACCAGATCTCCGACGCGGTGCTCGACGCGCTGCTCACCCAGGACAAGATGAGCCGCGTGGCGTGCGAGACGCTGGTCACCACCGGTCTCGCGATCGTCGCCGGTGAGATCTCGAGCCGCGGCTACGTCGAAGTTCCGGAGCTGGTGCGCCGGGTGATCGGCGAGATCGGCTACGACAGTGCCGAGTACGGCTTCGACAGCCACACCTGCGCCGTCATGACGACGATCGACAACCAGTCGCCGGACATCGCGATGGGTGTCAACACCGGTGGGGCCGGCGATCAGGGGCTGATGTTCGGTTTCGCGTGCCGCGAAACCCCTCAGCTCATGCCGCTGCCGATCATGCTTGCGCACGCCATCACCAAGCGGCTCGCACACGTGCGGCGCCAGGGCATCATTCCCTACCTGCGCCCCGACGGGAAGTCTCAGGTCACGATCGAATACGACGGGCTGCGTCCCGTGAAGGTCGATACCGTGGTGGTCTCGACCCAGCATGCCGACGGCATCGCGCAGTCGCGCATCCGCCGCGACGTCATCAAGCACGTGGTGGAGCCGGTGCTGCCGAAGCGTTTCGCAAAGGGTCGCATCACGTATCACATCAACCCGACCGGATCGTTCGTCAAGGGTGGGCCGATGGCGGACACCGGACTGACCGGCCGCAAGATCATCGTCGACACCTATGGTGGCGTCGGCAGCCACGGCGGCGGCGCGTTCTCGGGCAAGGACCCGACGAAGGTCGACCGTTCGGCGAGCTATGGCGCGCGCTACGTGGCCAAGAATCTCGTGGCCTCGGGCCTGTGCGACCGTTGTGAGGTCCAGATCGCGTATGCGATCGGCGTCTCCGAGCCCGTCAGCGTGATGGTGGACTCGAACGGAACCGGCAAGGTGAGTGACAGGAAGCTCACGGACCTGGTGCTCAAGCACTTCGACCTGACGCCCAAGGGCCTCATCGAGGTTCTCAAGCTGCGCCGCCCGATCTATCGAAAGACTGCGGCCTACGGCCACTTCGGCCGCACCGGCCCTGGCTTCACATGGGAACGCACCGACAAGGCGAAGCTGCTCGCGAAGAGCGTGTAG
- a CDS encoding insulinase family protein — protein sequence MKTSRRGHAVLVLATCVTLALAAVWSGASNAVAARSKPIRSGVTAPRVRTGLENLERRVQEFTLPNGLRFLVVERHEAPVFSYFTVVNAGSSDENIGTTGLAHMMEHMAFKGTRVIGTSDFAAEQPLLAAEEAAWQALFAARQRAGRGDSTRLAGLEQGLTEAMKASNQYVVSNEMSRLIEEAGGQNLNAFTANDITAYFYSLPSNRLDFWGAMHAGGFVQPVFREFYKERDVVFEERRMRVESSPVGRLVDEFIHASYVAHPYGFGGIGHPSDLKGFSRSQGEDFFRRYYVAKNMTIAVVGDVTLDEVKRVATRFFGAISAAEPPLPPTTVEPEQRAERRVMIEEGSQPQILIGWKIPAATDPSYAAYKALADLLAGGNYSRLVKKFVKERKSATTMQAFTGFPGEKYPNQMMLYVAPAAGQDPEALEREIYAELDTLESHPFTAEEVAGYQVRMKAQKLGAVDANDRLAGELAQAQALYGDWRQFFREQERVQSLTPDALMQALQSAAKRSRRTVAMIVNPAAGQAPAGGR from the coding sequence ATGAAGACGAGCCGCCGCGGGCACGCCGTTCTCGTGCTCGCGACCTGCGTGACACTCGCGCTCGCTGCGGTCTGGAGCGGCGCGTCGAATGCCGTCGCGGCGAGGTCCAAGCCGATTCGCTCCGGCGTCACCGCGCCCCGCGTTCGCACCGGGCTCGAAAACCTCGAGCGCCGGGTGCAGGAGTTCACGCTCCCGAACGGGTTGCGTTTCCTGGTCGTCGAGCGTCACGAGGCTCCGGTCTTCAGCTACTTCACGGTCGTGAATGCCGGCTCGTCGGACGAGAACATCGGCACGACCGGGCTCGCACACATGATGGAGCACATGGCGTTCAAGGGAACGCGCGTGATCGGCACCTCGGACTTCGCGGCCGAACAGCCGCTGCTGGCAGCCGAAGAGGCGGCGTGGCAGGCGCTGTTCGCGGCCCGCCAACGCGCGGGGCGCGGCGACTCGACGCGACTCGCCGGGCTCGAGCAGGGGCTCACCGAGGCGATGAAGGCCTCGAACCAGTACGTGGTCTCGAACGAGATGAGCCGGCTGATCGAGGAAGCTGGCGGTCAGAATCTCAACGCTTTCACCGCGAACGACATCACGGCCTACTTCTATTCGTTGCCATCGAACCGTCTCGACTTCTGGGGTGCCATGCACGCCGGCGGCTTCGTCCAGCCGGTCTTCCGCGAGTTCTACAAGGAGCGCGACGTGGTTTTCGAGGAGCGCCGGATGCGCGTGGAGTCCTCGCCGGTCGGTCGCCTGGTCGACGAATTCATCCATGCCTCGTATGTGGCGCATCCCTACGGTTTCGGTGGAATCGGGCATCCGTCCGACCTCAAGGGCTTCAGCCGTTCTCAAGGCGAGGACTTCTTCCGGCGCTACTACGTCGCGAAGAACATGACGATCGCGGTGGTGGGCGATGTCACGCTCGATGAGGTGAAGCGGGTCGCAACGCGGTTCTTCGGCGCGATCTCGGCCGCCGAGCCACCGCTGCCTCCGACCACCGTCGAACCCGAGCAGAGGGCCGAGCGCCGCGTGATGATCGAGGAAGGCTCGCAGCCGCAGATCCTGATCGGCTGGAAGATTCCGGCCGCCACCGATCCGAGCTACGCCGCCTACAAGGCGCTCGCCGACCTGCTCGCCGGCGGCAACTATTCGCGGCTGGTGAAGAAGTTCGTGAAGGAGCGGAAGTCCGCCACCACGATGCAGGCGTTCACCGGCTTCCCCGGAGAGAAGTATCCGAACCAGATGATGTTGTACGTCGCGCCGGCGGCGGGGCAGGATCCCGAAGCGCTGGAGCGCGAGATCTACGCCGAGCTCGACACGCTCGAGTCACATCCGTTCACCGCCGAGGAAGTGGCGGGCTATCAGGTGCGGATGAAGGCGCAGAAGCTCGGTGCGGTCGACGCGAACGATCGCCTCGCCGGCGAACTCGCCCAGGCGCAGGCGCTCTACGGGGACTGGCGACAGTTCTTCCGCGAGCAGGAGCGCGTGCAATCGTTGACGCCCGACGCCCTCATGCAGGCGTTGCAGTCCGCCGCGAAGCGCTCGCGGCGCACCGTGGCGATGATCGTGAATCCGGCGGCGGGCCAGGCGCCCGCGGGAGGGCGCTGA